The genomic window TGAAACGTTGACGTGGTGCATGCCTTCAATGATCTGGATGTCATCACCGGTGCAGACAAACTTGCTGCAATGTCGGCAGCTTAACTTCACCTCTGACGGAAGCGCAAGCTTTTTATGTTTCTTATTATTTGTCATTCTCATCTTGTCTTCAAGAAGAGCCTGAATTTGATATTCTTCGATCTAAGGtggaggagaaaaacaaaacaaaactgaaaaCTATGTCAGGGAACTAGTTTAGAGGAGACATACCTGTTTGTTATATTCAGCAGGATCCATTGCTTGGATTCTCGCGATTGCTTTGCTCATCAAATTCACTCGGTACTCATTGACAAATTCCTTCTCAGTCACTCCAGAGCCTTTCACCTCAATCACGATGTAATTGCTGTTCTGAGCCCGAGCTCTGCCTTTAGCCTGCAGAAAGTCATAAAACGGTGGACAAGCAACGACCATTGGAGCGATCTCATGGTCTAGTTTAACGTGATAGATGGTAGTCTCTAGTGGTAGTCGTTACAAAACTCAAATAATGGCCCACTCCATTCTTTCATGGAAACACGTACAGACTAAACAATAGGTGTGCCAGGATTGACCCCTGGGGAACTCCCAGACAGTTACCAATTTCAACAAACTATGTCCTGTTGTCAAGGTCTGTCTGGAGCCAGTTTAAAGCAGCTTCTTACATTGCTACCCTGCGTGATAAGAGCACTAACCTGTATCATGGCAATGTCATTGGTCACAAAGCCATAGCAGATGACAAAGTTGCAATCCGGTATGTCCAAACCTTCCTGTGCCACTGAGGTGGCAATCAGCAAGTTGACATCACCGCTGCGGAATTTGTTCAAGACAGCCTTCTGTTCTGTCTGATGAAGATAAATAGGTACACTTCAGTAGGAGTGCTGACATTGCGCAACAGGTGGCGCTGTGTTCTCACAGATGTCATCGGTTTGACAACACTCTGGTTTCCGCCGCCGATGACGTAGGACACTTTTACGCCGACGTCGGCAAACTTGGAGTTCTCCTGAATCCAGTGACTGAGAGCGATGGCGCTTTGTCGCATTTTGGTGAAAACGATTCCCCTGGCGTCCTTGGTGGTGGTGAACTGATGCAGAACGGTTCTTTGTAGTTTTGACAAGCTGTCATTTTCATAAGATTGGTTCTCAGAAAGCTTTTCAAGTTCCTTCTTGTTTTCTGTAAGAAACAAAGCGAGGCTTGGTTTACGAGGCTTAacatttttgttgtcatttaAACCGCAGCAACATTATTCTGATACCTCGGAATAACTTGAAGAGTTCTCTCTCAGTATCGCTAATGTTTATGACGTGTTCGTCATCAGGGTTGGATTTACTCTTCAACTCTTCCTCGTGTTTTTTGTTCAGGAAACGGAAGGCGTCGCACATGCGGATGGTGTTGCTGACTATCAGGGCGTCGTTGTATCGCCGAAGATGCTCCATGCAAACTCGCACTTTCTGATCTTCCTCTTTGGCCGCTAAAAAGGAGACCCAATGTTACCAgtgcggaaggaaggaaggaaggaaggaaggaaggaaggaaggaaggaaggaaggaaggaaggaaggaaggaagttgCTCACCTTGTTGCTCGCGTTGAACCACCCACTGTTCGTAGCTCTGAGAGCCAAGCTCACAGGTGGGACTCAGCTCGGCATGCATTTGAATCACGTTCATGATTTTCTTGATGACATCACCAAACGGGTCCTGTAAAAAGTGTGGCGCAAACATCAAGCTCTTGACGATGACGTGAAATTAGATTTTTTGTTGACAAACCTTTTCTTTGTCCTCAACATGTACAATTTTTTTGTCCGGTTCCTTGCAGTGATTCCCGAGATTCCCAGTCCGGATTTGAGAAGCATCCAAATTAGCACAAATCTACAAAAGAATTGGTGAGTAAATCATTTTGATTCATGTGGTCTCGAGCCAAAAAGGTGTTTCTAGTTTTGACCGGTATGTCAGGGAGACACTTTATGGCTGCACATGCCAAGGTGGAACATTAGAAACAGCTTGCGAGAGAAATTTGGACAGATAAGCACAGTGGAACGTTTGACGTGGGATGCACCTGAATTTAGAAGTTTGCAATTCAACCAGCTGTCTGGAAAAAATCTAACTCGAGGATCAACGATGCATGTTAGCTAGTAAGCTAGCTTCTGGTGGCATTATTGGCTTAagagttttttttccatttttgttaGCAAATGATTCAGTGGACACGCCTACAGTGTTTGAAGACAAACGTTTCAAATTTTAGACAATTGAGCAAGAACATTTTGTGATTAGACACGGAAATGtctattttgtttttgcaacACCCTTCATGTTGCCCTTACCTGCAAAATGTAATTCTCCGCTGCCTTCTGTAGTGTGGCGTCGCCGACCCCCAGCGAGGCCGTCATCCCCAGGATCTGAGGCAGCGGCACAATCTCCTTCTGCTCCTTCCGCACAATCCTGTTCTTGTTCTTCTGCTTCAGGTAACGCATCATCACTCGGTTGTAGACCTCGTCCTTCTTGGTGTGATGACACTCGTCTATTATAATCAGGGAGATATCTGCGGaatataagacaaaaaaaacatacacatgAATTCATTAACAAAGCTACAAATacttaaatgaataaatacataaataaacaaataaataaataaatagtccgtAACAGTATTTAAAATCAAATCATGTCATTTGAGGAGTCAGCATTGTGATGATCCTCAGAGGAACCAAAGAGCGTCAGCTTGATGTTTTGTAAGTGATAGATGTTCTCATGTGAATTTCATCAGCCACACACGGATGGCTGGAACAGGCGTGAGAAGTAGAAAACCAGCAAGAGGAAAAATGAGgattaaaaataaagaaataaatagaaaagGCGTTTCGACAAACAGCATATGTTCCATTTTGGTGGCTATTCCACCTTGGACTGTTGAGTGCCAACAAaagccggacgactttgacaggATCCTGTCAGGTATTGTCATGGGAGAGGCTTTGTGTCCTTGCTATTACTAAAAATATCAATATTTTACACTTTAAAGTTTTAAGGCCACATTTTTACTGAATGTAGTGGATTTCATTTGgcgtcttttttttattcaagcaGCTTTGCTCTGCTTTAGCACTAGCATAGTTGATATTctcaaatatatataatatgaatatttattcatttgctATCTTAAAACAAGATGACGTTCATTGAGAACGACAATCACATCTGCATTACATTGCACATTTGAGTTGTGGTGATGTCACTTCATAAATTTAACAGATTAAGAAGCATCTGCGATCCCTTTATTGAATCATATGTATGCGTTTTCACAAAAATCAGAGAATGCCCATTGGGCATACATTGAATTCCGAGTTTGTTTTCCAAAACACCGCGAGCCGCTTCACAATCCTACAGACTTTGCAGtatcagcagaaaaaaaagagggatTAAAGTCGAGGAATTCCTCGCGCTACAGCGGAGGCCAGATCAGACGAAAGCCGTTTCATATCATACCCTTCAGATGTATTCCCTCGTCCTCTCCTTTGAGTGTCTTCTCCAAGTAGTTTTCCAGAATCTGAGCTGTGCAAATGATGACGTCGTTGTTCTTCACAATCTCCGTGAAAGAGATTTTGTGCATAGATTGCCCACTGACTCTTTCCACTTTATACGCGTGCTTCAGAAAGGGATGGAATTCGTTGGTGTAGTGCTGCTCAACAAGTGGAACCTGTGTACCACCACCAATTTGTCACTAAATGCATTAGCGTTGGCATTAGCATacattttccaaattaaaagaaCAAATAGCATTTTCATTCCATTGTTCAGCAACATGTTTGGATTGAAAGATGTAAACGGATTGTAGCTTATTGTTTTCTACATTACGAAAATTTATTTACGTACCATATTGACCAGAAAGACCACTTTGCCAGTTTTCCCCTCTGCCCTCTTGCGGTCCAGATGCTTGCGGGTAATGTAGACCGCTATCCTGGTTTTACCACTTCCGGTCGGGAGGCATATGATGATGTTTTTCCCTTCCAAGGCAGGTTTAGCCACGTCCATCTGATAGTCTCGAAGCTCAATGTCATCTTTATCCAGGTCTCCAATAGCTGCAATTATAGGCATGATAAGGCTCAGGAAAATTAcgcgattgttttttttttctccaatcaTGTGATTTTTGCCCACGGTCTTGGTATTGACAAGCATGTATTAAAATGGCATTGTAAATCTATTTGAAGGGAAGATTTGTTTATGGAGTTTTGGTATAGttagccagctagctagctagtgtGTAGCTAACTAGCGTGTAGCTAGCTCATTGAATTTACATCGTACAAGCTGCCTAAGTGCATTTTGAAtattgtacttttaatattaataaaatTGCCACTCTAATTTTTACTTAAAAGTACTATTTTATTTCAGAAATACTGAGGTAACTAGCACTACTGAGACGCACCCGTATTTTTTATACGATTAATTTAATGTGCACCAAAGCATCTCAATATGTGGAGCAGATGATGCTGAGGCATAAATTCAAAGGCTTCtcaactccaaaaaaaaaaaaaaaaagcagtcgaATATTCACTGAAATATGAGAACATGAAATGTTCCAGGAATTTTGAGGCACTGCGTTTTTTCGGCAAAGCTTAACATCTGCATGCCATTATCATCAGACACCTCCATTTTCCCAGCATACTTGTGACTGTATGATTTCATCAGTTTGTGGATGTTGCCATCCATCCGAGGCAGACGattacaacacatttttttgtttagcGAAGTAGAAGGAGGGTAACGAACGCAGCGAGCGCAGCACCCCTTTCTTTTTTACTGATTTTGAAAGCGCTGATACCAGCAGATTATATCGATCAGGCCCTGATAAAGGAGATGTGAAATTGGCGGCAATATGTTCCCAGTCTTCCAATGGGCAGTGATGAACCCATATTGAGCCAACATATGCTTTTCATTTGACTCACTGGCTCTGCTCTGTCTGCCTTTTTTCACCTCTGAGTGGGTTGtcacagaacacacacaaagcacATTTGGCAAGGACCACACCACTGAGGCACGCGGATCTCTTGAAAACTCGCCGTCGTTTGTTGCTCCAAATCCAATTGCCATTTGAACTGCTTTGATTGCTCCTTAacgtgagctttttttttctgcaaacaTTAACACGCAGTGCAGGTTGCTGGAAGTTGAGCGAGTGAGTACGAACTGTTCCCACCTAGTGGCAAACGCTCCAAACTGCTGCTTAACTTGGGTGCGgcttcttcaccttcacatgcTCCTTCACTTTGGTACAAGTCTGAGGAGATGACAAGTGAGCAAATCAGCATAGTGGACCCTGGACAGCAAAGTTATGACAAAACACTCTGCAACATCCAACAATGATTATTATTAAGAGACTGGCTCTTCAGCAAGGAGTACCTATGGTGTCATTTTCAGTGTCCTTGTCATCCAAATGCTGACATGTAGAACTTTCTGGATTGGCCTTCCCCGGCTCACTTCTTGTAGTCTTAGCTTTTGTTTCGGAAGGTGGTGACAAGATAAAAGTCTCAGAAATTAtgttgaaaaagtatttttaaaaagtgtagGTTGTTTGGAATTACAATAAAGTATTTTGGGAATTTCACATAGGTTTAAGTTATTAATATTGGCTGTATACGGCAATCCCCACGATTTACAATTTACAGGTTCATTACGTACTGTTGGGTGATGCGCGTGAGCCCCGTAGTGGTTACCTGCGGTATCGTCAGAACAGCCTCCCAGCAGTTTGTACAAGGCATTGTGTTCAGTATCGCGCAGAATTTGGACAAATTGCGAGTACCATCCTGGGGGACACCTCACGATTCTTTTCAGAAGTTCACGAGCTGCGTCTCTCTGTCCTTGATTGGCTGCTAAGTGAAGGATCTAGAATATGAACATCAAGAAATATGGCAGATTAGAATACACTAACTGTCTTCACATGGAGTTAGATAATTTGAATCGTTGGCATCTCTGTACCTAAAGAAGTAACTGCATTTTAGCGGCTTTTGTCTGCCACCTTGTGGTCATGATTGAATTTTGCCGGCTGCTCAGTTAAATGACACTCGCTACGTTTTGACAGCTCTcgcgcaaaaaaataaaaacgaaaCGTGTACTTACTTGGTCTTGGTCGTACTTGGCGATGAGCTTTCTCGCATAACATTGCGTGCACACCTCTTTAGTGTCCATGCCCACCAGACTGGGCACAAGGATGTCAATCATTCGCATACAGATGTCGTTTTCGGCCTCAACCGCGGCGTCGGGCAGCTTTCCCCGCATGACGTCGGCCGCATGTTGGCATTCGGCGTGGGACAAGGCGTCCACGAAGGCTTGGAACCAGCCTTCCGGGTGCGGTTTGCGGAGCACGGCACCGATCAggacgtccaccgccgccga from Syngnathus scovelli strain Florida chromosome 8, RoL_Ssco_1.2, whole genome shotgun sequence includes these protein-coding regions:
- the ifih1 gene encoding interferon-induced helicase C domain-containing protein 1 isoform X4; its protein translation is MSASENDLINENLIESFRSRLRAYVAVEPVLDYLHFLEPEQKEGIQQRARKDGNSAAVDVLIGAVLRKPHPEGWFQAFVDALSHAECQHAADVMRGKLPDAAVEAENDICMRMIDILVPSLVGMDTKEVCTQCYARKLIAKYDQDQILHLAANQGQRDAARELLKRIVRCPPGWYSQFVQILRDTEHNALYKLLGGCSDDTAAKTTRSEPGKANPESSTCQHLDDKDTENDTIDLYQSEGACEGEEAAPKLSSSLERLPLAIGDLDKDDIELRDYQMDVAKPALEGKNIIICLPTGSGKTRIAVYITRKHLDRKRAEGKTGKVVFLVNMVPLVEQHYTNEFHPFLKHAYKVERVSGQSMHKISFTEIVKNNDVIICTAQILENYLEKTLKGEDEGIHLKDISLIIIDECHHTKKDEVYNRVMMRYLKQKNKNRIVRKEQKEIVPLPQILGMTASLGVGDATLQKAAENYILQICANLDASQIRTGNLGNHCKEPDKKIVHVEDKEKDPFGDVIKKIMNVIQMHAELSPTCELGSQSYEQWVVQREQQAAKEEDQKVRVCMEHLRRYNDALIVSNTIRMCDAFRFLNKKHEEELKSKSNPDDEHVINISDTERELFKLFRENKKELEKLSENQSYENDSLSKLQRTVLHQFTTTKDARGIVFTKMRQSAIALSHWIQENSKFADVGVKVSYVIGGGNQSVVKPMTSTEQKAVLNKFRSGDVNLLIATSVAQEGLDIPDCNFVICYGFVTNDIAMIQAKGRARAQNSNYIVIEVKGSGVTEKEFVNEYRVNLMSKAIARIQAMDPAEYNKQFCFVFLLHLRSKNIKFRLFLKTR
- the ifih1 gene encoding interferon-induced helicase C domain-containing protein 1 isoform X1, whose protein sequence is MSASENDLINENLIESFRSRLRAYVAVEPVLDYLHFLEPEQKEGIQQRARKDGNSAAVDVLIGAVLRKPHPEGWFQAFVDALSHAECQHAADVMRGKLPDAAVEAENDICMRMIDILVPSLVGMDTKEVCTQCYARKLIAKYDQDQILHLAANQGQRDAARELLKRIVRCPPGWYSQFVQILRDTEHNALYKLLGGCSDDTAAKTTRSEPGKANPESSTCQHLDDKDTENDTIDLYQSEGACEGEEAAPKLSSSLERLPLAIGDLDKDDIELRDYQMDVAKPALEGKNIIICLPTGSGKTRIAVYITRKHLDRKRAEGKTGKVVFLVNMVPLVEQHYTNEFHPFLKHAYKVERVSGQSMHKISFTEIVKNNDVIICTAQILENYLEKTLKGEDEGIHLKDISLIIIDECHHTKKDEVYNRVMMRYLKQKNKNRIVRKEQKEIVPLPQILGMTASLGVGDATLQKAAENYILQICANLDASQIRTGNLGNHCKEPDKKIVHVEDKEKDPFGDVIKKIMNVIQMHAELSPTCELGSQSYEQWVVQREQQAAKEEDQKVRVCMEHLRRYNDALIVSNTIRMCDAFRFLNKKHEEELKSKSNPDDEHVINISDTERELFKLFRENKKELEKLSENQSYENDSLSKLQRTVLHQFTTTKDARGIVFTKMRQSAIALSHWIQENSKFADVGVKVSYVIGGGNQSVVKPMTSTEQKAVLNKFRSGDVNLLIATSVAQEGLDIPDCNFVICYGFVTNDIAMIQAKGRARAQNSNYIVIEVKGSGVTEKEFVNEYRVNLMSKAIARIQAMDPAEYNKQIEEYQIQALLEDKMRMTNNKKHKKLALPSEVKLSCRHCSKFVCTGDDIQIIEGMHHVNVSSQFRELYIQKGHTSLQELFDYETNCTIACKDCGLTWGTMMMYRAIEWPCLCVKNFVVTIKEKKFSKYTKWRDLPAKFPAFDYIEHASRLALDSDEEFES
- the ifih1 gene encoding interferon-induced helicase C domain-containing protein 1 isoform X3 is translated as MSASENDLINENLIESFRSRLRAYVAVEPVLDYLHFLEPEQKEGIQQRARKDGNSAAVDVLIGAVLRKPHPEGWFQAFVDALSHAECQHAADVMRGKLPDAAVEAENDICMRMIDILVPSLVGMDTKEVCTQCYARKLIAKYDQDQILHLAANQGQRDAARELLKRIVRCPPGWYSQFVQILRDTEHNALYKLLGGCSDDTAAKTTRSEPGKANPESSTCQHLDDKDTENDTIDLYQSEGACEGEEAAPKLSSSLERLPLAIGDLDKDDIELRDYQMDVAKPALEGKNIIICLPTGSGKTRIAVYITRKHLDRKRAEGKTGKVVFLVNMVPLVEQHYTNEFHPFLKHAYKVERVSGQSMHKISFTEIVKNNDVIICTAQILENYLEKTLKGEDEGIHLKDISLIIIDECHHTKKDEVYNRVMMRYLKQKNKNRIVRKEQKEIVPLPQILGMTASLGVGDATLQKAAENYILQICANLDASQIRTGNLGNHCKEPDKKIVHVEDKEKDPFGDVIKKIMNVIQMHAELSPTCELGSQSYEQWVVQREQQAAKEEDQKVRVCMEHLRRYNDALIVSNTIRMCDAFRFLNKKHEEELKSKSNPDDEHVINISDTERELFKLFRENKKELEKLSENQSYENDSLSKLQRTVLHQFTTTKDARGIVFTKMRQSAIALSHWIQENSKFADVGVKVSYVIGGGNQSVVKPMTSTEQKAVLNKFRSGDVNLLIATSVAQEGLDIPDCNFVICYGFVTNDIAMIQAKGRARAQNSNYIVIEVKGSGVTEKEFVNEYRVNLMSKAIARIQAMDPAEYNKQIEEYQIQALLEDKMRMTNNKKHKKLALPSEVKLSCRHCSKFVCTGDDIQIIEGMHHVNVSSQFRHGEQ
- the ifih1 gene encoding interferon-induced helicase C domain-containing protein 1 isoform X2, with amino-acid sequence MSASENDLINENLIESFRSRLRAYVAVEPVLDYLHFLEPEQKEGIQQRARKDGNSAAVDVLIGAVLRKPHPEGWFQAFVDALSHAECQHAADVMRGKLPDAAVEAENDICMRMIDILVPSLVGMDTKEVCTQCYARKLIAKYDQDQILHLAANQGQRDAARELLKRIVRCPPGWYSQFVQILRDTEHNALYKLLGGCSDDTADLYQSEGACEGEEAAPKLSSSLERLPLAIGDLDKDDIELRDYQMDVAKPALEGKNIIICLPTGSGKTRIAVYITRKHLDRKRAEGKTGKVVFLVNMVPLVEQHYTNEFHPFLKHAYKVERVSGQSMHKISFTEIVKNNDVIICTAQILENYLEKTLKGEDEGIHLKDISLIIIDECHHTKKDEVYNRVMMRYLKQKNKNRIVRKEQKEIVPLPQILGMTASLGVGDATLQKAAENYILQICANLDASQIRTGNLGNHCKEPDKKIVHVEDKEKDPFGDVIKKIMNVIQMHAELSPTCELGSQSYEQWVVQREQQAAKEEDQKVRVCMEHLRRYNDALIVSNTIRMCDAFRFLNKKHEEELKSKSNPDDEHVINISDTERELFKLFRENKKELEKLSENQSYENDSLSKLQRTVLHQFTTTKDARGIVFTKMRQSAIALSHWIQENSKFADVGVKVSYVIGGGNQSVVKPMTSTEQKAVLNKFRSGDVNLLIATSVAQEGLDIPDCNFVICYGFVTNDIAMIQAKGRARAQNSNYIVIEVKGSGVTEKEFVNEYRVNLMSKAIARIQAMDPAEYNKQIEEYQIQALLEDKMRMTNNKKHKKLALPSEVKLSCRHCSKFVCTGDDIQIIEGMHHVNVSSQFRELYIQKGHTSLQELFDYETNCTIACKDCGLTWGTMMMYRAIEWPCLCVKNFVVTIKEKKFSKYTKWRDLPAKFPAFDYIEHASRLALDSDEEFES